A stretch of Verrucomicrobiia bacterium DNA encodes these proteins:
- a CDS encoding TIGR04255 family protein, with amino-acid sequence MPNPPAIITACIVPSKKSEAGQTARGILVKVSAKSGDLIFSLMKVTIGSGNGIHSTILSGGKIAYSIFAIAKDMKISRKYKKPPIVEVSCEFRFKVKDPNDLTVPGRFYNKVEKLYPLKDELLGFEMGIEMKAKDIQQQVRQRMLGMEYKSKEGNELVRVAPNQLSVHRLPPYPSWEGFSPVVKSAYQEFQEIVQPESLERVGLRYIDRVEIPSKEFALKEYFRIYPETPESGLTNCVHFLMRMEFPFNSDRDMLRVMMLDQETTSRDKTAILLDWDYFLVKPEQIEMNKVWEWVEEAHNHILEAFEQSLTDSCRKLFE; translated from the coding sequence GTGCCAAACCCCCCGGCCATTATTACGGCTTGCATAGTCCCTTCAAAGAAATCGGAAGCCGGGCAAACGGCAAGGGGTATTTTGGTCAAAGTTTCTGCAAAAAGTGGGGACTTGATTTTTTCATTGATGAAGGTTACAATTGGGAGCGGAAATGGGATTCATTCCACTATTCTTTCAGGGGGTAAAATTGCTTATTCTATTTTTGCTATAGCGAAAGATATGAAAATATCCAGAAAATATAAAAAACCTCCAATCGTCGAGGTATCGTGCGAATTCCGTTTTAAGGTTAAAGATCCAAATGACCTTACTGTACCAGGACGTTTTTACAATAAAGTGGAAAAGCTTTATCCTCTAAAAGATGAATTGCTTGGGTTTGAAATGGGTATTGAAATGAAAGCAAAAGATATTCAACAACAGGTAAGACAGCGGATGCTTGGAATGGAATACAAATCAAAAGAAGGAAATGAATTAGTGAGAGTGGCCCCGAATCAACTTTCAGTTCATCGTTTACCCCCTTATCCCTCATGGGAGGGTTTTTCGCCTGTTGTAAAAAGTGCTTATCAGGAATTCCAAGAAATTGTCCAGCCAGAGTCGCTGGAACGTGTGGGATTGCGCTACATAGATAGAGTGGAAATACCTAGCAAAGAATTTGCTTTGAAAGAATATTTCAGAATATATCCCGAAACACCAGAAAGCGGCCTCACGAATTGTGTACATTTTTTAATGCGAATGGAATTTCCTTTCAATAGTGATAGGGATATGTTGCGCGTTATGATGCTCGACCAAGAAACCACTTCGAGGGACAAAACAGCAATTCTATTGGATTGGGATTATTTTCTCGTAAAGCCTGAACAAATCGAAATGAATAAAGTTTGGGAATGGGTTGAAGAAGCCCACAACCACATTTTAGAAGCATTTGAGCAATCTCTCACCGATTCCTGTCGAAAACTGTTTGAATAA
- a CDS encoding sugar phosphate nucleotidyltransferase translates to MQAVIMAGGFGTRLRPLTANRPKPMVPVGGVPLMEQVVRLLKKHGFIEAVALVFYQAEQIKEYFKDGKRFGLKMAYQMAEADYGTAGSVKNAANLIKGDFLVISADVLTDIDLTTAVKFHENKKASATIVLSRQENPLSYGIVLTDETGKITRFLEKPSWGQVFSDTVNTGIYVLNHEVLDKIPDQQEFDFSQNLFPKMLADKEPLFGYVAKGYWKDVGNIDEYFKAHADILAGKVEIEMAGDKSKNGNLWIGEGVKLNETAETEGTVCIGVKSKIGPKVFLKNSILSPGVAVEDEARIENSIIWEKAEIGKKAKITGAIVGAEVRVGEEAEVEQGVLISDEAQIGAGARLAPGVKIWPGKKVEEKAVVTANLVWGEKWNRELFTDSKVTGLANLEITPEFVVKLGAAFGSFLGKNSTVITSRDASPVSRMINRAGICGLLSAGASVEDLRQMPIPVVRFLLKAGKERGGIFVRHAVADLKSTDIVFFDQGGMDLPIAKIKAVERLFFREDFPRAGWNEVGHLDFPVRVLEAYRQEFLTRLDLEAIKKARFKVVIDYSYGSGSEVFPSLFGSLGIETISLNSYPDVTKFSPTEEAKTKALAQLSSIVRSVEADLGLLVDPGAERIDVVDSKGAQIDPDRLLLIVTEIFMAGQNKRKIAVPVVASMGVEEIAQKHGASVERVGNDHLSMMKAAREETVGLVGGTKGGFIFPEFQVGADAMFSAAKILELLAKSGKSLAELAQKIDHYNLLSDRIPCAWGKKGKVMRKLMSHSESSERQLIDGVRILGDGFWILGAPDRREAYFNLFVEAKEEKKAKKLLDEYKKLVEDWQK, encoded by the coding sequence ATGCAAGCCGTAATAATGGCCGGGGGGTTTGGCACCCGCCTGCGCCCGCTTACCGCCAACCGCCCCAAGCCGATGGTGCCGGTGGGCGGGGTGCCCCTGATGGAGCAGGTGGTCCGGCTTTTGAAAAAACACGGCTTTATCGAGGCGGTGGCCTTGGTTTTCTATCAAGCGGAGCAAATCAAGGAATATTTCAAGGACGGCAAACGCTTCGGGCTGAAAATGGCCTATCAAATGGCCGAGGCGGATTACGGCACGGCCGGAAGCGTCAAAAATGCCGCCAATTTGATAAAAGGGGACTTTCTGGTCATCTCCGCCGACGTTTTGACCGATATCGATTTGACCACGGCAGTGAAGTTTCACGAAAACAAAAAGGCATCCGCCACTATAGTTTTATCCCGGCAGGAAAACCCCCTTTCCTACGGCATCGTTTTGACTGACGAAACGGGGAAAATTACCCGTTTTCTGGAAAAACCTTCCTGGGGACAGGTTTTCTCCGACACAGTCAACACCGGCATTTACGTTTTGAATCACGAGGTATTGGATAAAATCCCGGACCAGCAGGAATTCGACTTCAGCCAAAACCTTTTTCCCAAAATGCTGGCTGATAAAGAGCCGCTTTTCGGCTATGTGGCCAAAGGGTACTGGAAGGACGTCGGCAATATAGACGAGTATTTCAAAGCCCACGCCGACATTCTGGCCGGGAAAGTTGAAATCGAGATGGCGGGAGATAAATCTAAAAATGGAAATCTCTGGATAGGGGAAGGCGTGAAACTGAATGAAACCGCCGAAACCGAGGGGACGGTTTGCATTGGCGTCAAAAGCAAAATCGGCCCTAAGGTGTTTTTGAAAAATTCCATTTTAAGCCCCGGCGTGGCTGTGGAGGATGAAGCCCGGATTGAGAACTCGATAATCTGGGAAAAAGCCGAAATCGGCAAAAAAGCCAAAATAACCGGCGCCATCGTGGGGGCGGAGGTAAGAGTCGGCGAAGAAGCCGAAGTGGAGCAGGGAGTTTTGATTTCCGACGAAGCCCAAATCGGCGCGGGGGCGCGGCTGGCCCCCGGCGTCAAAATCTGGCCGGGGAAAAAAGTGGAGGAAAAGGCGGTGGTCACCGCCAATCTGGTCTGGGGGGAAAAATGGAACCGGGAGCTTTTCACCGATTCCAAAGTGACCGGGCTGGCGAATCTGGAAATAACGCCGGAGTTCGTGGTCAAGCTGGGGGCCGCCTTCGGCTCTTTTCTCGGAAAAAACTCCACCGTCATCACCAGTCGGGATGCCTCCCCAGTTTCGCGGATGATCAACCGCGCCGGCATTTGCGGGCTGCTCTCCGCCGGGGCCAGCGTGGAGGACTTGCGCCAGATGCCTATTCCGGTCGTCCGCTTTCTGCTCAAAGCCGGCAAGGAGCGGGGCGGAATTTTCGTCCGCCATGCCGTGGCGGATCTGAAATCGACCGACATCGTCTTTTTCGACCAGGGGGGAATGGATTTGCCCATAGCCAAAATCAAAGCGGTGGAGCGGCTTTTCTTCCGTGAGGATTTTCCCCGCGCCGGCTGGAACGAGGTGGGGCATCTCGATTTTCCGGTGCGGGTCTTGGAGGCGTACCGGCAGGAGTTTTTGACCCGGCTTGACTTGGAGGCGATAAAAAAAGCCCGCTTCAAGGTGGTTATCGATTATTCCTACGGCTCCGGCTCGGAGGTTTTCCCCTCCCTTTTCGGCAGTTTGGGGATCGAGACCATTTCGCTCAATTCCTACCCGGATGTCACCAAATTTTCCCCCACGGAGGAGGCCAAAACCAAAGCGCTGGCGCAGCTTTCCTCCATCGTCCGCTCGGTGGAGGCGGATTTGGGGCTTTTGGTGGACCCCGGCGCGGAACGGATTGACGTGGTCGATTCCAAGGGGGCCCAAATCGACCCCGACCGGCTGCTTTTGATTGTGACCGAAATTTTTATGGCCGGCCAAAACAAAAGAAAAATCGCCGTCCCCGTGGTCGCCTCGATGGGGGTAGAGGAAATCGCCCAAAAGCACGGGGCAAGCGTGGAGCGCGTGGGAAACGACCATCTTTCGATGATGAAGGCCGCCCGGGAAGAGACCGTCGGGCTGGTCGGCGGCACGAAAGGGGGGTTCATTTTCCCCGAGTTTCAAGTCGGGGCGGACGCGATGTTTTCCGCCGCCAAAATATTGGAGCTTTTGGCCAAAAGCGGCAAGAGCTTGGCCGAGCTGGCCCAAAAAATCGACCATTATAACCTGCTTTCCGACCGCATCCCCTGTGCCTGGGGGAAAAAGGGGAAGGTGATGCGCAAGCTGATGAGCCATTCGGAATCCTCCGAACGGCAGCTCATCGATGGGGTGCGGATTTTGGGGGACGGTTTTTGGATTTTGGGCGCCCCCGACCGGCGGGAGGCGTATTTTAATCTCTTTGTCGAAGCAAAGGAGGAAAAGAAAGCAAAAAAGCTTTTGGACGAATATAAAAAATTGGTGGAGGATTGGCAGAAATGA